ATGAGTGATAATAAATTTATTCCATATGGCTGTCAGTGGATTGATGAGGATGATATTAATGCTGTAGTGGATGTACTCCGATCTGATTATTTAACTACAGGACCTAAAGTTTTGGAATTTGAAAAAAAATTTGCAGATTATACTGGAGCTAAATATGCTGTTTCAATTTCTAATGGTACAGCTGCTTTACATGCAGCTTGTTTTGCAGCAGGGATAAAAGAAGGGGATGAAGTGATAACAACGCCCATTACTTTTGCTGCATCAGCTAATGCTGTATTGTATCAAGGTGCAAAGCCGGTTTTTGCAGATATAGATGAAAGAACATATAATATAGATCCAAAAGAAATAGAAAAAAATATTACAAATAAAACAAAAGCAATTATACCTGTTCATTTTACTGGTCAACCTTGCGATATGGATGAAATACATAAAATTGCACAAAAATATAATTTGATGGTTATTGAAGATGCGGCTCATGCATTAGGGGCAGAGTATAAAGGAAAAAGAATTGGAAATTTGTCAGATATGACTATATTTAGTTTTCATCCTGTAAAGCATATTACAACAGGAGAAGGCGGTATGATTACAACAAATAATAAAGAATTGTATGAAAAATTATTATTGTTCAGGACACATGGCATTACAAGAAAAAGAGAACTTTTTGAAAATGCTGATGAAGGTCTCTGGTTTTATGACCAGTTATGTTTAGGCTATAACTACCGTATGACGGATATACAATGTGCATTGGGTTTGAGTCAATTAAAAAAATCAGATAAATTTTTATCCAGAAGAAGAGAAATTGCAGAGATATATAATAAAGCTTTTAAAGAGTTAGATGGTGTAATTGTGCCTTTTCAAAAAGAGGATAGAAACTCAAGTTGGCATCTTTATGTAGTTAAATTTGATTTAAATACGTTAAGTATGAGCCGAAGAAAAATATATGATTTTTTAATTTCCCAGGACATAGGCGTAAATGTACATTATATACCAGTGTATTATTTGAGCCATTATAAAAAGTTGGGATATAAAAAAGGTATATGTAAAAATGCAGAGAAATTATATGAAGAAATAATTACACTGCCCCTTTATCCTAAAATGAATGATGAAGATGTAGAATATGTTATTAATGCTGTAAAGAAAGTTGTGCTTTAAGACATAAAACCTTACCCTGTTTTGGTTTTAAAATTTAAATATAGGAAATAAAACTGGAGGTGTTGGTATTGGCTAATGAGAAAGTAGCACTTGTTACAGGAGGGAGTAGAGGGTTAGGAAGAGCTATTGTCGAAAACTTTATTAATAATGGGTATAAGGTTGCTTTTACTTATTTAAATAGTGAAGAAAATGCAAAAGAGATCTGTAAGTTATATGGCGATAATGTTTTGCCTTTAAGAGCAGATGCATCAGATTATAAAAGGGCATTTGAAGTTGTTAGAGAGGTTGTATCTACATATGGAAGTCTAGGGGTTCTCTTAAATAATGTGGCTTCTGCAAAAGATAAACCAATATGGGAAATGGATCTAGAAAGCTGGAATTTTGGAATAACTAATACATTGGGCTCTTGTTTTAATTATACAAGAGCAGTTGTAGATATATTCATGAAAAATAAAAAAGGCAAGATAATAAATATAGGTTCAATAAACGGTATAAGAGGTAGGGAAGGAAGTGTTAGCTATAGTACTGCAAAAGCAGGAATTATAGGCTTCACAAAGACTATTGCTAAAGAATTAGGTGAATATAATATAAATGTAAACCTTGTTGCACCGGGTTTTATTGATACTGATGGGCAGAAAAATACAAGTCAGTTAATTAGGAAATTAGTTCTCAATGAGTGCACGATAAGAAAACTATCTACACCACAGGAAATTGCATATGTTGTTGAATTTCTTGCTAGTGAGAAAGCAGATAATATTACAGGACAGATAATACAAGTTGATAATGGCCAATATATTTAGGAGGATTTGTATGAAAGTGTCTGCAATAATTCAAGCACGGACTGGTTCTAGCCGTCTCCCAGGAAAAGTACTTAAAGAAATTTGTGGGTTACCTGTATTGGTGCATGTAATAAACAGAGTTAAACAAGCTAAAAAGGTAAATGAAATAATAGTTGCTACTACTGATAAGGCTAGCGATGAAGTGATTGTAGATATTAGTGAGATGGAGAATATCAAGGTTTTTAGAGGAAGTGAAGAAGATGTACTTGAGAGATATTACAAGACAGCTTTGCATTTTAAATCGGATATTATTGTTAGGATAACAAGTGATAATCCTTTAACCGATCATAGGCTGATAGATAAAATAGTAGAGAATTTAATTATACATAATGCGGATTATAGTTGTAATAACATGCCTTCAACATATCCATATGGATTAGATTGTGAATGTTTTACTTTTCAGGTACTAGAGGAAGCTTTTTTTAATGCGAAAGATAAATATGAGAGGGAACATGTAACCCCTTATATAAGAGAAAATAAAGAATTATTTAAGATAGTAAGCATAAAAGGAAACGATAATTATTCACATCTAAGATGGACATTAGATACACAAGAAGATTACAACCACATAAAAGAAATATTCGAGAATTTGTACCATAAAAATAAATATTTCTTAACTGAAGATATTATTCAGTTTTTACAAGAAAACAAAAGAATTTAGGTGAGATATTAATTATGGAACTTGTATTGGGCACTGCACAATTAGGAATGAACTATGGTGTAAATAACATATCTGGTAAGCCCTCTTTCTCAGAAGGATTTAACATTTTAAAAAAAGCCTTTGAAAATGGAGTAAATATGGTAGACACTGCATTAGCATATGGGAATTCTGAATTGATAATTGGAGAATTTATGTCACGCACAAATCGTTATTTTAAAATAGCCACAAAGTTGCCTAAATTAAAATATTGTGAAAATTTAAAAGACCAAGTTGAAGCATATATCGAAAAATCATTGAATAATTTAAGAGTCAAAAAAATTGACTATTATTTTCTCCATAGTTTTGAGGATTATAAAAATAACATTGAAATTATAAAAATTTTAAAACAAAACCAGGAGAATGGAAAAGTTCAAAAGATAGGAGTTTCTATATATGATACTTATGAGCTTGACTATATACTTAACAATAGTGAAGGATTTATTGATATAGTTCAAATACCTTTCAATATATTTGACTTAAGGTGGATAAAGGATTCTATATTAGAACGTACTAAAGAAAAAGGCATTGAAGTATTTGTGAGAAGTATTTATTTACAGGGTTTATTATTTCTTAAAAAGGATGCTTTAGACAAAATACATCCTAAAACATACCAGTATGTTAGCAAACTTTTGGAATTTGCTGAGGAGAATAACATGGACATTAGTAATTTAGCCATGCAATATATAAAATCGCATACAGAGATTAATTATGTTTTAGTAGGTTGCGAGACAGAAGAGCAAATTGATCAAAATATAAGAAACTTCTATTCAGATTATACAGATAAGTATAAGTTAATTAAAGAA
The genomic region above belongs to Acetivibrio saccincola and contains:
- a CDS encoding cytidylyltransferase domain-containing protein: MKVSAIIQARTGSSRLPGKVLKEICGLPVLVHVINRVKQAKKVNEIIVATTDKASDEVIVDISEMENIKVFRGSEEDVLERYYKTALHFKSDIIVRITSDNPLTDHRLIDKIVENLIIHNADYSCNNMPSTYPYGLDCECFTFQVLEEAFFNAKDKYEREHVTPYIRENKELFKIVSIKGNDNYSHLRWTLDTQEDYNHIKEIFENLYHKNKYFLTEDIIQFLQENKRI
- a CDS encoding SDR family oxidoreductase, translating into MANEKVALVTGGSRGLGRAIVENFINNGYKVAFTYLNSEENAKEICKLYGDNVLPLRADASDYKRAFEVVREVVSTYGSLGVLLNNVASAKDKPIWEMDLESWNFGITNTLGSCFNYTRAVVDIFMKNKKGKIINIGSINGIRGREGSVSYSTAKAGIIGFTKTIAKELGEYNINVNLVAPGFIDTDGQKNTSQLIRKLVLNECTIRKLSTPQEIAYVVEFLASEKADNITGQIIQVDNGQYI
- a CDS encoding aldo/keto reductase, which translates into the protein MELVLGTAQLGMNYGVNNISGKPSFSEGFNILKKAFENGVNMVDTALAYGNSELIIGEFMSRTNRYFKIATKLPKLKYCENLKDQVEAYIEKSLNNLRVKKIDYYFLHSFEDYKNNIEIIKILKQNQENGKVQKIGVSIYDTYELDYILNNSEGFIDIVQIPFNIFDLRWIKDSILERTKEKGIEVFVRSIYLQGLLFLKKDALDKIHPKTYQYVSKLLEFAEENNMDISNLAMQYIKSHTEINYVLVGCETEEQIDQNIRNFYSDYTDKYKLIKEFAMKNYTDVEKEIIDPRLWKC
- the pseC gene encoding UDP-4-amino-4,6-dideoxy-N-acetyl-beta-L-altrosamine transaminase, which gives rise to MSDNKFIPYGCQWIDEDDINAVVDVLRSDYLTTGPKVLEFEKKFADYTGAKYAVSISNGTAALHAACFAAGIKEGDEVITTPITFAASANAVLYQGAKPVFADIDERTYNIDPKEIEKNITNKTKAIIPVHFTGQPCDMDEIHKIAQKYNLMVIEDAAHALGAEYKGKRIGNLSDMTIFSFHPVKHITTGEGGMITTNNKELYEKLLLFRTHGITRKRELFENADEGLWFYDQLCLGYNYRMTDIQCALGLSQLKKSDKFLSRRREIAEIYNKAFKELDGVIVPFQKEDRNSSWHLYVVKFDLNTLSMSRRKIYDFLISQDIGVNVHYIPVYYLSHYKKLGYKKGICKNAEKLYEEIITLPLYPKMNDEDVEYVINAVKKVVL